The following are from one region of the Silene latifolia isolate original U9 population chromosome 9, ASM4854445v1, whole genome shotgun sequence genome:
- the LOC141601691 gene encoding uncharacterized protein LOC141601691: MAIEIGVRDMDIYGDSELVVNQVLGEYEVKKEDLIPYHQRALQLLNQLDDIHVGHVPRSANKLADALANLAATLALGAEESMQVPVCNHWAVSLLEGEENVDTTNMICVYTADEDDWRQPIIDFLDHQKLPDDPRHKVEIRRRAPKFIHYKGTLYRCSFSGQWLRCPSKSLNCTPKLLSKRYVCSLGEHVRRQLE; this comes from the exons ATGGCGATTGAAATAGGCGTCAGGGATATGGACATCTACGGAGACTCAGAGTTAGTGGTCAACCAAGTCCTTGGTGAATATGAAGTGaaaaaggaagacttgattccCTACCATCAACGGGCATTACAACTGCTGAATCAACTTGACGACATCCATGTTGGTCATGTACcaaggagtgccaataagttggcCGACGCGCTTGCTAATCTTGCAGCCACTTTGGCACTGGGGGCAGAAGAGTCTATGCAAGTCCCAGTCTGCAACCATTGGGCAGTATCTTTGCTTGAAGGGGAAGAAAATGTAGACACAACCAACATGATATGCGTCTACACAGCTGATGAAGATGATTGGCGTCAACCTATCATTGATTTCTTGGACCACCAAAAATTACCTGATGATCCCAGACACAAGGTTGAGATACGTCGACGTGCTCCAAAGTTTATTCACTATAAAGGGACACTCTACAGATGTTCTTTCTCAGGCCAATGGTTGAGATGTCCAAGCAAGAGCTTAAACTGCACACCaaagctcctaagcaagag GTACGTATGCAGTTTGGGTGAACAT GTACGTAGGCAACTTGAGTGA
- the LOC141600118 gene encoding putative receptor-like protein kinase At5g59700 produces the protein MLMMSNLLRIMLTICLIKCSLQFDPSDNYLINCGSPTNVSVGNRIFMSDDDDDSTFNSSTLVLSAPHRVAANTTSTSVPFSNSPNLYKTTQIFPTNSNYTFSITKHGRHWIRLHFFPFQFNNYNLSNAKFSVSLQHYTLLRDFQVTDLNPVIKEYYLNINTDKLVIAFKPSDDSFAFLNALEVVSGPDHLIPDTVATIDKPGSTQYLMHHALETTFRINMGNTAVNPQNDTLFRKWLPDEPFLKNTNLVTFVSKPEPVNYSREGGPTPEIAPPSVYGTASKLKSEVDPNLNVNVTWYFNVDAGFRYLVRFHFCDIVSKSAGQLVFNVYVNSWYAYKHLDLSKQTSNKLNSPYYLDVVMSESDTSTLSVSVGPSNEAGLYPNALLNGLEIMKISNSKDSLDVSDSNIQSLKSRSKAKTGLILGILVSIMFVFVGLAIILFVMLIRRRKRAHLDVFGNKVSGNATSEYGNIFSLAAVREATDNFSENLVIGVGGFGKVYKGVLKDDTKVAVKRGNPDSQQGINEFRTEIEMLSHFRHRHLVALIGYCDEQNEMILVYEYMENGTLKSHLYGSNNPNLSWKQRLEICVGSARGLHYLHTGSAKPIIHRDVKTANILLDENLMAKVADFGLSKAGPDIDKTHVTTAVKGSFGYLDPEYLIRQQLTEKSDVYSFGVVLYEVLCGRPVIDPSQPRDKVNLVEWAMKLQKKGELTNIIDPNLEGQIKPESLRKFTETAEKCLAECGLDRPTMGDVLWNLDCALQLEEDEGLLDSIEDVLMPVDDTRPLQTLPSGSQYSFGSAEDIVNSSMSRVFSQMRVQELG, from the coding sequence ATGTTGATGATGAGTAACCTTCTTCGAATAATGCTCACCATCTGTTTGATAAAATGCTCCTTACAGTTTGATCCATCTGATAACTATCTCATAAACTGTGGATCACCCACTAATGTTTCAGTTGGTAACCGCATTTTTAtgtctgatgatgatgatgattctaCCTTCAACTCCTCCACTCTTGTTCTCTCAGCACCACACAGAGTTGCCGCGAACACGACTTCAACTTCCGTCCCATTTTCTAACTCTCCAAATCTCTACAAAACTACCCAAATCTTTCCTACTAACTCAAATTACACCTTCTCCATTACCAAACACGGCCGCCATTGGATTCGTCTTCATTTCTTTCCCTTTCAATTCAATAACTACAATCTAAGTAATGCCAAGTTTTCTGTATCACTTCAGCATTACACTCTTTTAAGGGATTTTCAGGTCACTGATCTTAATCCTGTAATTAAAGAGTATTACTTGAATATAAATACTGATAAGCTAGTTATCGCTTTCAAACCCTCAGATGACTCCTTTGCCTTTCTAAATGCATTAGAAGTTGTTTCTGGACCTGATCACCTTATTCCTGATACTGTTGCAACCATTGACAAGCCTGGTTCTACTCAATACCTGATGCATCATGCTTTGGAAACAACTTTCAGGATTAATATGGGGAATACTGCTGTAAATCCTCAAAATGATACTTTGTTCAGGAAATGGCTTCCTGATGAACCATTCCTCAAAAACACCAATCTTGTAACCTTCGTCTCCAAACCAGAACCTGTTAATTATTCCAGGGAAGGAGGTCCCACCCCGGAAATTGCCCCTCCTTCTGTCTATGGCACTGCCAGTAAGTTAAAATCTGAAGTTGACCCGAATTTGAATGTCAATGTCACTTGGTATTTCAATGTGGATGCGGGTTTTAGATATTTAGTTAGGTTTCATTTCTGTGATATTGTTAGTAAATCAGCTGGTCAACTGGTGTTTAATGTTTATGTTAATTCTTGGTATGCTTATAAACATCTTGATCTCAGTAAGCAGACATCAAATAAGTTGAATTCCCCTTATTATTTGGACGTGGTTATGAGTGAGAGTGATACCAGTACACTCTCTGTGAGCGTTGGGCCATCGAATGAAGCCGGACTGTACCCTAATGCCTTGCTTAATGGGCTGGAGATTATGAAGATTAGTAACTCAAAGGATAGCCTTGATGTATCTGATTCTAATATCCAATCTTTAAAGTCTAGGTCTAAGGCTAAGACAGGTCTTATACTAGGCATACTTGTTAGTATTATGTTTGTTTTTGTGGGTTTGGCTATAATTTTGTTTGTGATGCTTataagaaggagaaagagagcaCATCTTGATGTATTTGGTAATAAAGTCTCTGGCAACGCAACCTCTGAATATGGCAACATTTTCTCCCTAGCCGCTGTGCGTGAAGCTACTGATAACTTCAGTGAAAATTTGGTCATTGGTGTTGGAGGCTTCGGAAAAGTATACAAAGGGGTACTGAAAGATGATACAAAGGTGGCTGTTAAACGAGGAAATCCCGATTCTCAGCAGGGTATTAATGAGTTCCGAACTGAAATAGAGATGTTATCTCACTTTCGACATCGTCATCTGGTGGCTCTCATTGGATATTGTGATGAGCAGAATGAGATGATATTGGTTTACGAGTATATGGAAAATGGGACACTTAAAAGCCATTTATATGGGTCAAATAATCCGAACCTAAGTTGGAAACAGAGACTCGAAATATGTGTTGGATCAGCTAGAGGTCTACACTATCTTCATACTGGTTCTGCTAAGCCTATCATTCATCGGGATGTTAAGACCGCAAATATACTGCTTGATGAGAATCTCATGGCCAAGGTTGCTGATTTTGGTCTGTCGAAAGCAGGCCCTGATATAGATAAGACCCATGTCACCACGGCCGTGAAAGGAAGTTTTGGATACCTAGACCCGGAGTACCTAATTAGACAACAATTAACTGAAAAGTCTGATGTTTACTCCTTTGGTGTGGTCTTGTATGAGGTCCTATGTGGGAGGCCGGTAATTGACCCATCACAACCCCGAGACAAGGTGAATTTGGTCGAATGGGCAATGAAATTACAAAAGAAAGGGGAGTTGACGAATATTATTGACCCAAATCTTGAAGGCCAAATAAAACCCGAGTCTTTGAGGAAGTTTACAGAGACAGCAGAGAAGTGCTTGGCCGAATGTGGGCTTGATCGGCCGACAATGGGAGATGTATTGTGGAACTTAGACTGTGCTTTGCAGCTCGAAGAAGATGAAGGCTTATTGGATTCAATTGAAGATGTATTGATGCCTGTTGATGATACTCGGCCTCTACAAACACTTCCTTCTGGGAGTCAATATAGCTTTGGAAGTGCAGAAGACATTGTCAATTCTTCTATGAGTCGGGTTTTCTCACAGATGAGAGTGCAAGAGCTTGGGTGA